The Pseudomonadota bacterium genome contains the following window.
ACGCCTGACGCAGGATCGGACGGCGCTGGTGGTCTCCCATGATCTCGAGAGCACCAAGGACGCGGACCAGATTCTGTTGATGCGTGCGGGCCGCATTGCGGAACGCGGAACGCACGCGGAGCTCATGGCGCGTAATGGACACTATGCCCGACTCTTCCGATCCCAGGTCTCCGTCCACCCCATCCACGAGGCACGCTGTGCACGACACGCTTGAACAAGACCGCGAAAAGGACACCATGCTAGTGCTGCTGCGACACGGGCAGAGCACGTTCAACGAGCAGGGGCTCGTACAGGGCTGTAGCGATGCGGCCCGGCTCACCGAGCTCGGCCGCAAACAGGCCCGGCAGGCCGCACGACTTCTGGCATGGGTCGAATTCGACCACGTGTTCGTCAGCCCGCTTCGCCGCGCTCGACGTACAGCCCTCGAGCTGAGCAGGCAGCTGCCGGGGATTCCGCCTGCGCAGGTGCGAGACGAGCTGCGGGAAAACGATCTTGCGGAGTGGGTGGGCCGGCCGTTCGAATGCGTACGGATCGAGCAGGCCGAGCGCTACCGTACGTGGCGCCTGCAGCCACAACAGCTGCGCATGCGCCGGAGGCAAGGCGCAGGCTGGACCGAGTTCGCTCCAGCGCTGGACGTGCGTGCCCGGGCGGAAGCTTTTCTTGCGGACTTGCAAGCGCATTATCGGGGTAAGCGTCTGCTCGCGATCGCACACGGCGGTATCAATCGGGCCGTGATGTCCGCAGCTCTCGGTTTGCCGTCGAGCCATCTGCACACCCTGGGCCAGTCGAATTGCGCTGCAAGCTGCGTGTCGTGCGTATCCGGCATCTGGCGTCTCGAGCGCCTCAACATCACCGCCTCGCCTGGCGAGCTGCCGCGCATACGAGAGGGCGCGCAGCGTCTGCTGCTGCTTGCAACACCCGAGCTCGCAAGCGAGCTCGGGGAGCGTTTTCTGCCCGACGATGTGCTCTCGGCCGGATCTGGATCTGCCGTCGGCACGCAAGGCGAAGGCTGGTGGCATGTTGTCGCCGGTCGACTCGAGGAATGGAAACGCAGGGTACTGCTGGTGGCGGACTGCGATGTGCTCGCGCGTTTGCTGGCCGCCGTCGTCGGCCTCAGGCGGGCGCAAGCGCTCGAACTGCGTCCCGACGCCTATCACGTGGTGCAGCTTCCCTCCGAGCCCGCCCGTGCCTTGCTGCTTTGCGTCAACCGCTCGCTGCGTGCAGACCCAGGTCTAGGCATCCCACAGGGTCGCCCTATGGGTCCTGCCGCGGCCGAGCACCCGAGCCTTCCATTCACCGCGAGGGTAGCGTGAATCGTCGCGGCGGGCTCGCGCGCCGATCGCATGTGTTTCCGGCTCGACGCGTTCGATCATGCGAGCCCCAGCGACAGATCGTGCGAGGGCGGTAGGTGGATTCGGTTCAGCATATGGACCAGGCTCGACAGCCCGATCCGAGGCCAACGAGGCTCCGGGCGCATCGCCGGCAGTTCGTATTGGGCCCGGAGCCCTGGCGCGCGCACGAGAGCTGGCAGCGTATCCAGCTCGGACCTTCACTCTGGCTCGCCCACTGCCCCGAGTTGCGGGTCCTACTGGCCCACGACGCCGAGGCGCGGCCATGGGTGCTGCTTGGTAGGGCTGTGCAAAGTCTGCCCGACGGCGATCCG
Protein-coding sequences here:
- a CDS encoding histidine phosphatase family protein; its protein translation is MHDTLEQDREKDTMLVLLRHGQSTFNEQGLVQGCSDAARLTELGRKQARQAARLLAWVEFDHVFVSPLRRARRTALELSRQLPGIPPAQVRDELRENDLAEWVGRPFECVRIEQAERYRTWRLQPQQLRMRRRQGAGWTEFAPALDVRARAEAFLADLQAHYRGKRLLAIAHGGINRAVMSAALGLPSSHLHTLGQSNCAASCVSCVSGIWRLERLNITASPGELPRIREGAQRLLLLATPELASELGERFLPDDVLSAGSGSAVGTQGEGWWHVVAGRLEEWKRRVLLVADCDVLARLLAAVVGLRRAQALELRPDAYHVVQLPSEPARALLLCVNRSLRADPGLGIPQGRPMGPAAAEHPSLPFTARVA